From the genome of Blautia pseudococcoides, one region includes:
- a CDS encoding fumarylacetoacetate hydrolase family protein yields MKLLTYKLQGDNKERLGMMCSFAFHRFIPIEDLGLHFRDMNDLIENMTREQRGILEHACEKPNKRLLCYEDVVRCAPIPHPKQDIICLGMNFMDHAVESTRFKKEEFNQDRPYAVYFSKRVNEATPDGGTIPSYPGLVDSLDYEAELAVIIGKEAKNVKKEDAFDYVFGYTVINDVSARNVQTRHKQWYFGKSLDGFTPMGPFIVTEDDIPRPPKLAIKSRVNEVLRQNSSTDMFIFDIPHVIAELSAGMTLKPGTIISMGTPAGVGMGMIPPRFLNPGDVVECGIEGIGCIRNPIV; encoded by the coding sequence ATGAAGTTACTTACATATAAACTTCAGGGTGACAATAAGGAGCGCCTGGGGATGATGTGTTCTTTTGCGTTTCATCGTTTTATTCCCATAGAAGATTTGGGGCTTCACTTCAGGGATATGAATGATCTGATTGAAAATATGACCAGGGAGCAGAGAGGGATTCTGGAGCATGCCTGTGAAAAGCCGAATAAAAGGCTTTTGTGTTATGAAGATGTTGTCCGGTGTGCACCCATTCCCCACCCAAAGCAGGATATCATATGCCTGGGCATGAATTTCATGGACCATGCGGTGGAATCAACCCGTTTTAAAAAAGAAGAGTTTAACCAGGACCGTCCTTACGCGGTGTATTTTTCAAAGCGGGTGAACGAGGCAACACCTGACGGCGGTACCATTCCTTCTTATCCGGGACTGGTGGACAGCCTGGATTATGAGGCGGAGCTGGCTGTCATAATCGGCAAAGAGGCAAAGAATGTAAAGAAGGAAGATGCATTTGACTATGTATTCGGTTATACCGTCATAAATGATGTAAGCGCCAGAAATGTACAGACCCGGCATAAACAGTGGTATTTTGGCAAGAGTTTGGATGGATTTACGCCCATGGGACCGTTTATTGTCACAGAGGATGATATTCCGAGGCCCCCTAAGCTGGCGATCAAAAGCAGAGTCAATGAGGTGCTGCGGCAGAACAGCAGTACAGATATGTTTATCTTTGATATCCCTCATGTGATCGCGGAACTGTCCGCCGGGATGACGTTGAAGCCAGGCACCATTATATCCATGGGAACACCTGCCGGTGTGGGAATGGGTATGATACCTCCAAGATTCCTGAATCCCGGGGATGTGGTGGAATGCGGTATTGAAGGCATTGGATGCATCAGGAACCCCATAGTGTGA
- a CDS encoding Lrp/AsnC family transcriptional regulator gives MDSTDKKILNILQGNARISMKELGTLVGLTSPAVTERVRRLEEEGIIEGYRTIIKRGKIQKGMAAFINMEIPSSSWQKLARYCQDSPYVLELYHTIGVYGATMKVFVPDTGQFEGLLGELGKFGNTVSSVILSSKFSKKELPE, from the coding sequence ATGGACAGTACAGACAAAAAGATCCTGAATATTCTTCAGGGAAATGCCAGAATCTCCATGAAGGAGCTGGGAACTCTGGTGGGGCTCACTTCCCCGGCGGTGACGGAGAGAGTGCGGCGCCTGGAGGAAGAGGGGATCATTGAAGGATACAGGACCATCATCAAGAGAGGGAAGATACAGAAAGGCATGGCAGCGTTTATCAACATGGAGATACCCAGCAGCAGTTGGCAGAAATTGGCCAGATACTGCCAGGATTCCCCTTATGTCCTCGAACTGTATCACACCATTGGCGTTTACGGAGCCACCATGAAGGTGTTTGTGCCGGATACGGGGCAGTTTGAGGGACTTCTGGGAGAACTTGGCAAATTTGGCAATACTGTGTCATCTGTCATCCTTTCATCAAAATTCTCTAAGAAAGAATTGCCGGAATAA
- a CDS encoding agmatinase → MENINLPITGICSFAKYPICTDLDTLDADIAVLGVPYDQGAAWYGGQRLAPRAIRNISTAYARGETGFYDPEENAYLLAAPIRVADCGDADMLHGDREYCFSSIEESVRRILKRGAAPAIIGGDHSISIPVARALEELGETIHIVQFDAHLDFAMSRGPQKYGNGSPVRRMSEMSHIGNIVQIGMRGLGSSSRRDWADARSANTVITAKEFHRLGTEKVLEQIPSGKTFITFDIDAYDLSLMPATAAPSPGGLLYDETCELLSGICAKTDVIGFDMVETAPSYDTPATTGCRLAALTMLHIMGQMTKKTLA, encoded by the coding sequence ATGGAAAACATCAATTTACCGATCACAGGAATCTGTTCCTTTGCCAAATATCCAATCTGTACTGACCTTGACACTCTGGATGCTGATATCGCCGTTCTCGGTGTCCCCTATGACCAGGGAGCTGCCTGGTACGGAGGCCAGCGGCTGGCACCCAGGGCGATCCGCAATATCTCCACTGCCTATGCAAGGGGCGAAACAGGATTCTATGACCCTGAGGAGAATGCCTATCTCCTGGCTGCCCCCATCAGAGTGGCTGACTGCGGTGATGCGGATATGCTCCACGGTGACCGGGAATACTGCTTCTCTTCTATAGAAGAAAGTGTGCGCAGAATACTGAAACGCGGTGCAGCCCCTGCCATTATAGGTGGTGATCATTCCATCTCGATCCCTGTGGCAAGGGCGCTGGAGGAACTGGGGGAAACTATCCATATTGTCCAGTTTGATGCCCATCTGGATTTTGCCATGTCAAGGGGACCTCAGAAATACGGGAACGGCAGCCCTGTCCGCAGAATGAGTGAAATGTCCCATATTGGCAATATCGTTCAAATCGGCATGCGAGGTCTGGGCAGCAGCTCCCGCCGGGACTGGGCAGACGCCAGAAGCGCAAATACTGTGATCACTGCAAAGGAGTTCCATCGTCTTGGCACAGAAAAAGTCCTGGAACAGATTCCTTCAGGAAAAACCTTTATCACCTTTGATATTGACGCATATGACTTATCCCTCATGCCTGCCACAGCAGCCCCTTCCCCCGGAGGCCTTCTTTATGACGAGACCTGTGAACTGCTGTCCGGAATTTGTGCCAAAACAGACGTCATAGGCTTCGATATGGTAGAAACCGCACCCTCTTATGACACCCCGGCCACTACAGGATGCCGGCTGGCAGCGCTGACCATGCTGCACATTATGGGGCAGATGACGAAAAAAACACTGGCGTAA
- a CDS encoding site-2 protease family protein, with protein MLHSSYYLQQLRDILYIAPVVLLAIMGHEFAHGWVSDRLGDPTPRMDGRLTLNPLKHLDPFGTLCLIFFKMGWAKPVRINTRYYKNRKSGIIMVSLAGPFMNFILAFLSLLLYGLLGKYGSAASASVSVFLRLFSYSAVMNIGLGVFNLIPIPPLDGSNVLAELWPGVSAFYQRIRPYRTWILVILLASGALSRPLGTANTHILNSLWGIVKLLLNLNPYMPNTGVSI; from the coding sequence ATGCTTCATTCCAGTTATTATCTTCAGCAGCTCAGAGACATTCTATATATTGCGCCCGTTGTGCTGCTTGCCATTATGGGGCATGAATTTGCACATGGCTGGGTTTCAGACCGTCTGGGTGATCCGACTCCCCGTATGGATGGCCGTCTTACCCTGAACCCACTGAAACATCTGGATCCCTTTGGCACCCTGTGCCTGATCTTTTTCAAAATGGGCTGGGCAAAACCTGTGAGGATCAATACCCGCTATTACAAGAACCGCAAATCCGGTATCATTATGGTTTCCCTGGCGGGGCCTTTCATGAATTTCATACTGGCCTTCCTTTCCCTGCTCCTTTACGGCCTTCTCGGAAAATATGGCAGTGCTGCCTCCGCATCCGTTTCCGTATTTCTCCGGCTCTTTTCCTATTCGGCAGTTATGAACATTGGCCTTGGGGTATTTAACCTGATTCCCATACCGCCTCTGGACGGCTCCAATGTCCTGGCCGAACTGTGGCCGGGCGTTTCCGCCTTTTATCAGCGCATACGCCCCTACCGAACCTGGATTTTGGTCATTCTGCTGGCAAGCGGTGCTTTAAGCAGGCCTCTTGGCACAGCCAATACCCATATTCTCAACTCTCTCTGGGGAATTGTAAAACTGCTTCTGAATCTCAATCCGTATATGCCCAACACAGGTGTATCCATATAA